One Pseudomonas sp. AN-1 genomic region harbors:
- a CDS encoding fumarate hydratase: MAVIKQDDLIQSVADALQYISYYHPVDFIQAMHEAYLREESPAARDSIAQILINSRMCATGHRPICQDTGIVTVFAKVGMNVQWDGATMSLDDMINEGVRRAYNNPDNVLRASILADPAGARKNTKDNTPAVIHYQIVPGDTVEIDVAAKGGGSENKSKMGMLNPSDSIVDWVLKTVPEMGAGWCPPGMLGIGIGGTAEKAALLAKESLMEEIDIHELKKRGPQNRIEELRLELFDKVNQLGIGAQGLGGLTTVLDVKIKDYPTHAASLPVCIIPNCAATRHAHFVLDGSGPAELTPPPLDAYPEIVWEAGPSARRVNLDTITPEEVQSWKPGETVLLNGKMLTGRDAAHKRMVDMLNAGQELPVDLKGRFIYYVGPVDPVRDEVVGPAGPTTATRMDKFTRQILEQTGLLGMIGKSERGPIAIDAIRDNKAVYLMAVGGAAYLVAQAIKKAEVLAFPELGMEAIYEFEVKDMPVTVAVDANGESVHITGPQIWKQKIADSLAVEVK; this comes from the coding sequence ATGGCCGTGATCAAGCAAGACGACCTGATCCAGAGCGTCGCCGACGCCCTGCAGTACATCTCCTACTACCACCCCGTCGACTTCATCCAGGCCATGCACGAGGCCTACCTGCGCGAGGAGTCGCCGGCGGCCCGCGATTCCATCGCCCAGATCCTGATCAACTCGCGCATGTGCGCCACCGGCCACCGTCCGATCTGCCAGGACACCGGCATCGTCACCGTGTTCGCCAAGGTCGGCATGAACGTCCAGTGGGACGGCGCCACCATGAGCCTGGACGACATGATCAACGAGGGCGTGCGTCGCGCCTACAACAACCCGGACAACGTCCTGCGCGCCTCGATCCTGGCCGACCCGGCCGGTGCCCGCAAGAACACCAAGGACAACACCCCGGCGGTGATCCACTACCAGATCGTCCCGGGCGACACCGTGGAGATCGACGTCGCGGCCAAGGGCGGCGGCTCGGAGAACAAGTCGAAGATGGGCATGCTCAACCCGTCCGACTCGATCGTCGACTGGGTGCTGAAGACCGTGCCGGAAATGGGCGCCGGCTGGTGCCCGCCGGGCATGCTGGGCATCGGCATCGGCGGTACCGCCGAGAAGGCCGCCCTGCTGGCCAAGGAATCGCTGATGGAAGAGATCGACATCCATGAGCTGAAGAAGCGCGGCCCGCAGAACCGCATCGAGGAGCTGCGCCTCGAGCTGTTCGACAAGGTCAACCAGCTGGGCATCGGTGCCCAGGGTCTCGGCGGCCTGACCACCGTCCTCGACGTGAAGATCAAGGACTACCCGACCCACGCCGCCTCGCTGCCGGTGTGCATCATCCCCAACTGCGCAGCCACCCGTCACGCCCACTTCGTGCTGGACGGCTCCGGCCCGGCCGAGCTGACCCCGCCGCCGCTGGACGCCTACCCGGAAATCGTCTGGGAAGCCGGCCCGAGCGCCCGCCGCGTCAACCTCGACACCATCACCCCGGAAGAAGTGCAGAGCTGGAAGCCGGGCGAAACCGTCCTGCTCAACGGCAAGATGCTGACCGGCCGCGACGCCGCGCACAAGCGCATGGTCGACATGCTCAACGCCGGCCAGGAGCTGCCGGTGGACCTCAAGGGCCGCTTCATCTACTACGTCGGCCCGGTCGATCCGGTGCGTGACGAAGTGGTCGGCCCGGCCGGCCCGACCACCGCGACCCGCATGGACAAGTTCACCCGCCAGATCCTCGAGCAGACCGGTCTGCTGGGCATGATCGGCAAGTCCGAGCGCGGCCCGATCGCCATCGACGCGATCCGCGACAACAAGGCCGTGTACCTGATGGCCGTCGGCGGCGCCGCCTACCTGGTCGCCCAGGCGATCAAGAAGGCCGAGGTGCTGGCCTTCCCCGAGCTGGGCATGGAAGCGATCTACGAGTTCGAGGTCAAGGACATGCCGGTCACCGTGGCGGTCGATGCCAACGGCGAGTCGGTGCACATCACCGGCCCGCAGATCTGGAAGCAGAAGATCGCCGACAGCCTGGCAGTGGAAGTGAAGTAA
- a CDS encoding DUF58 domain-containing protein produces the protein MKPTPRLLGLAAALLLAAIALGAAAPLGLALPAWLHGLWWAALLALAGAALFDALWLRRLPSPALERQLPGHLALDRWSEVVLRVTPAAATPWLELFDHVPAELEFQGLPQRLALPPGQGGELRYRIRPRQRGDSAFARCEVGLPSRLGLWQARRHLPLPGSTRIYPDFARLHGARLMAVESWLGRLGVRQKPRRGSGREFHQLREFRDGDSLRQIDWKATARKHQPIAREYQEERDQQILFLLDGGRRMRSQDGELSHFDHALNACLLLAHVALRQGDAVGLLAFGGDTPRYLPPAKGQQQLNALLNGVYDLQPGQLPGDYLAAAGELLARQPRRALVVLLGNLRDEDDQQLPLAAAQIARHHRLLIASLREEVLDRQRQQPVDSYEQALAYCGAVDYAAARSALHERLAAQGLPVLDLRPGELGPELVNRYLQWKAAGAF, from the coding sequence ATGAAGCCCACGCCCCGCCTGCTCGGTCTCGCCGCCGCCCTGCTGCTGGCGGCCATCGCCCTCGGCGCCGCGGCGCCGCTCGGCCTCGCCCTGCCCGCCTGGCTGCACGGCCTGTGGTGGGCGGCGCTGCTGGCGCTGGCCGGCGCGGCGCTGTTCGACGCCCTGTGGCTGCGCCGCCTGCCCTCGCCGGCGCTCGAGCGCCAGCTGCCCGGCCACCTGGCGCTGGACCGCTGGAGCGAGGTGGTCCTGCGCGTCACCCCGGCGGCGGCCACGCCCTGGCTGGAGCTGTTCGACCACGTGCCGGCGGAGCTGGAGTTCCAGGGCCTGCCGCAGCGCCTCGCCCTGCCGCCCGGCCAGGGCGGCGAGCTGCGCTACCGCATCCGCCCGCGCCAGCGCGGCGACAGCGCCTTCGCGCGCTGCGAGGTCGGCCTGCCCAGCCGCCTGGGGCTGTGGCAGGCGCGCCGCCATCTGCCACTGCCCGGCAGCACGCGCATCTATCCCGACTTCGCCCGCCTGCACGGCGCCCGCCTGATGGCGGTGGAGAGCTGGCTCGGCCGCCTCGGCGTGCGCCAGAAGCCGCGCCGCGGCAGCGGCCGCGAGTTCCACCAGCTGCGCGAGTTCCGCGATGGCGACAGCCTGCGCCAGATCGACTGGAAGGCCACCGCACGCAAGCACCAGCCGATCGCCCGCGAATACCAGGAGGAACGCGACCAGCAGATCCTCTTCCTGCTCGACGGCGGCCGGCGCATGCGCAGCCAGGACGGCGAACTCAGCCACTTCGACCACGCCCTCAACGCCTGCCTGCTGCTGGCCCACGTCGCCCTGCGCCAGGGCGATGCCGTCGGCCTGCTGGCCTTCGGCGGCGACACGCCGCGCTACCTGCCGCCGGCCAAGGGCCAGCAGCAGCTCAACGCCCTGCTCAACGGCGTCTACGACCTGCAGCCCGGCCAGTTGCCCGGCGACTACCTGGCCGCCGCCGGCGAACTGCTCGCCCGCCAGCCGCGCCGCGCCCTGGTGGTGCTGCTCGGCAACCTGCGCGACGAGGACGACCAGCAGCTGCCGCTGGCCGCGGCGCAGATCGCCCGCCACCACCGCCTGCTGATCGCCAGCCTGCGCGAGGAAGTGCTCGACCGCCAGCGCCAGCAGCCGGTGGACAGCTACGAGCAGGCGCTCGCCTACTGCGGCGCCGTCGACTACGCCGCCGCGCGCAGCGCCCTGCACGAGCGCCTCGCCGCCCAGGGCCTGCCGGTGCTCGACCTGCGCCCCGGCGAACTGGGGCCGGAACTGGTCAACCGCTACCTGCAGTGGAAGGCGGCGGGGGCCTTCTGA
- the pyk gene encoding pyruvate kinase — protein sequence MPFRRTKIVATLGPSSSSPQVLEQLILAGMNVARLNFSHGTPEEHKARARLVRELAAKHDRHVALLGDLQGPKIRIAKFANKRIELQEGDAFRFSISHPRDAGTQEVVGIDYPDLVKDCKVGDELLLDDGRVIMQVEQVTASELLCKVTVGGPLSDHKGINRRGGGLTAPALTDKDKADIKLAAEMELDYLAVSFPRDAEDMHYARRLRDEAGSDAWLIAKIERAEAVADDESLDALIRASDGVMVARGDLGVEIGDAELVGIQKKIIAHARRLNKVVITATQMMESMIHSPMPTRAEVSDVANAALDYTDAVMLSAESAAGDYPVEAVKAMARVCVGAEKHPTSQKSGHRMGLTFERCDESIALAAMYTANHFPGVKAIIALTESGYTPLIMSRIRSAVPIFAYSPHRATQARASLFRGVQTIPFDAAALPPEQVSQAAVDELLKRGVVQPGDWVIMSKGDSYDTIGGTNTLKVLHVGESLA from the coding sequence ATGCCCTTTCGCCGTACCAAGATCGTCGCCACTCTCGGCCCGTCCAGCAGCTCGCCGCAGGTGCTGGAGCAACTGATCCTCGCCGGGATGAACGTCGCCCGCCTCAACTTCTCCCACGGCACCCCCGAGGAGCACAAGGCCCGCGCCCGCCTGGTGCGCGAGCTGGCCGCCAAGCACGATCGCCACGTCGCCCTGCTCGGCGACCTGCAGGGTCCGAAGATCCGCATCGCCAAGTTCGCCAACAAGCGCATCGAGCTGCAGGAAGGCGACGCCTTCCGCTTCTCCATCAGCCACCCGCGCGACGCCGGCACCCAGGAAGTGGTCGGCATCGACTACCCGGACCTGGTCAAGGACTGCAAGGTCGGCGACGAGCTGCTGCTCGACGACGGCCGGGTGATCATGCAGGTCGAGCAGGTCACCGCCAGCGAGCTGCTGTGCAAGGTCACCGTCGGTGGCCCGCTGTCCGACCACAAGGGCATCAACCGCCGCGGCGGCGGCCTGACCGCGCCGGCGCTGACCGACAAGGACAAGGCCGACATCAAGCTGGCCGCCGAGATGGAGCTGGACTACCTGGCGGTGTCCTTCCCGCGCGATGCCGAGGACATGCACTACGCCCGCCGCCTGCGCGACGAGGCCGGCAGCGACGCCTGGCTGATCGCCAAGATCGAGCGCGCCGAGGCGGTGGCCGACGACGAATCGCTGGATGCGCTGATCCGCGCCAGCGACGGCGTGATGGTCGCCCGCGGCGACCTCGGCGTGGAGATCGGCGACGCCGAGCTGGTCGGCATCCAGAAGAAGATCATTGCCCACGCCCGCCGCCTCAACAAAGTGGTGATCACCGCCACGCAGATGATGGAGTCGATGATCCACAGCCCGATGCCGACCCGCGCCGAGGTGTCCGACGTGGCCAACGCCGCGCTGGACTATACCGACGCGGTGATGCTGTCGGCCGAGAGCGCCGCCGGCGACTACCCGGTGGAAGCGGTCAAGGCCATGGCGCGCGTCTGCGTCGGCGCCGAGAAGCACCCGACCAGCCAGAAGTCCGGCCACCGCATGGGCCTGACCTTCGAGCGCTGCGACGAGAGCATCGCCCTGGCGGCCATGTACACCGCCAACCACTTCCCTGGCGTCAAGGCGATCATCGCCCTCACCGAGAGCGGCTACACCCCGCTGATCATGTCGCGCATCCGCTCGGCGGTGCCGATCTTCGCCTACTCGCCGCACCGCGCCACCCAGGCCCGTGCGTCGCTGTTCCGCGGCGTGCAGACCATCCCCTTCGACGCCGCAGCGCTGCCGCCGGAGCAGGTCAGCCAGGCCGCGGTCGACGAGCTGCTCAAGCGCGGCGTGGTGCAGCCGGGCGACTGGGTGATCATGAGCAAGGGCGACAGCTACGACACCATCGGCGGCACCAACACCCTGAAGGTCCTCCACGTCGGCGAATCGCTGGCCTGA
- a CDS encoding AAA family ATPase, whose translation MMSEESDAQPIAPATATPDDRDAPPADTVAAAAPPVGDDRPAVNQHQRAVQLIQAVRAELSLALIGQQQVIDDVLCALLAGGHVLIEGVPGLGKTLLVRALARCFGGRFARIQFTPDLMPSDVTGHAVYDLASEQFKLRQGPVFTNLLLADEINRAPAKTQAALLEVMQERQVTLEGNALPVPRPFMVLATQNPIEQEGTYPLPEAELDRFMLKLRMDYPAHLEELELVRLVTRTARGDMLDVAALRPLLRERDVPVLQRICAELPIDDQVLDYAVRLVRATRDWPGLAFGAGPRASIALVRCARARALLHGGEFVTPDDLKACAPAVLRHRVRLAPELEIEGQDVDRVLAQLLAQVAAPRS comes from the coding sequence ATGATGAGCGAAGAATCCGACGCCCAGCCCATCGCCCCCGCGACCGCCACCCCGGACGACCGGGACGCGCCGCCGGCGGATACCGTGGCCGCGGCCGCACCGCCGGTCGGCGACGACAGGCCCGCCGTCAACCAGCACCAGCGCGCCGTGCAGCTGATCCAGGCGGTGCGCGCCGAGCTCAGCCTGGCGCTGATCGGCCAGCAGCAGGTGATCGACGACGTGCTCTGCGCCCTGCTCGCCGGCGGCCACGTGCTGATCGAGGGCGTCCCCGGCCTGGGCAAGACCCTGCTGGTGCGCGCCCTGGCGCGCTGCTTCGGCGGCCGCTTCGCGCGCATCCAGTTCACCCCCGACCTGATGCCCAGCGACGTCACCGGCCACGCCGTCTACGACCTGGCCAGCGAGCAGTTCAAGCTACGCCAGGGGCCGGTGTTCACCAACCTGCTGCTCGCCGACGAGATCAACCGCGCGCCGGCCAAGACCCAGGCGGCGCTGCTCGAGGTGATGCAGGAGCGCCAGGTCACCCTGGAGGGCAACGCCCTGCCGGTGCCGCGGCCGTTCATGGTGCTGGCCACGCAGAACCCCATCGAGCAGGAAGGCACCTACCCGCTGCCCGAGGCCGAGCTGGACCGCTTCATGCTCAAGCTGCGCATGGACTATCCGGCGCATCTCGAGGAGCTGGAGCTGGTGCGCCTGGTGACCCGCACGGCGCGCGGCGACATGCTCGACGTCGCCGCCCTGCGCCCGCTGCTGCGCGAGCGCGACGTGCCGGTGCTGCAGCGCATCTGCGCCGAGCTGCCGATCGACGACCAGGTGCTCGACTACGCCGTGCGCCTGGTGCGCGCCACCCGCGACTGGCCGGGGCTGGCCTTCGGCGCCGGTCCCCGCGCTTCCATCGCCCTGGTGCGCTGCGCCCGCGCCCGCGCCCTGCTGCACGGCGGCGAGTTCGTCACCCCGGACGACCTCAAGGCCTGTGCGCCGGCGGTGCTGCGCCACCGCGTGCGCCTGGCGCCGGAGCTGGAGATCGAGGGCCAGGACGTCGACCGGGTGCTCGCCCAGCTGCTCGCCCAGGTGGCCGCGCCGCGCTCATGA
- a CDS encoding universal stress protein, whose product MQLKQLLVIIDPTQTPQPALARAAWIARRSGAALELLICEFNSALDNGLLFEAPALDKARDSLLRQRREWLEQLAAPLRQEGLAVTCEVRWGKPLHRMVIARAEELKPDLVLKTAHSHGLIRRLLLSNTCWQLIRYCPAPLWLVKPEGEWRSQRLAVALDPTHSADKPASLDHQLIEAAQTLGQTLGLEDHYLHSYAPLPRTLVFDAELIADYEYYVERTGERHREAFEQLLGQHAVAKPRSHLLQGFAEETLPRFVEENAVDLLVMGAIARGHLDTALIGHTAERVLEGVDCDLLVLKPQGAPAH is encoded by the coding sequence ATGCAACTCAAGCAGCTGCTGGTGATCATCGATCCCACCCAAACCCCGCAACCGGCGCTGGCGCGCGCGGCCTGGATCGCCCGCCGCAGCGGTGCCGCCCTCGAGCTGCTGATCTGCGAGTTCAACAGTGCCCTGGACAACGGCCTGCTGTTCGAGGCGCCGGCGCTGGACAAGGCGCGCGACTCGCTGCTCCGCCAGCGCCGCGAATGGCTCGAGCAACTGGCCGCGCCGCTGCGCCAGGAGGGCCTGGCGGTGACCTGCGAGGTGCGCTGGGGCAAGCCGCTGCACCGGATGGTCATCGCCCGCGCCGAGGAACTGAAGCCCGACCTGGTGCTGAAGACCGCGCACAGCCACGGCCTGATCCGTCGCCTGCTGCTGAGCAACACCTGCTGGCAGCTGATCCGCTACTGCCCGGCGCCACTGTGGCTGGTCAAGCCGGAAGGCGAGTGGCGCAGCCAGCGCCTGGCCGTGGCCCTCGATCCCACCCACAGCGCCGACAAGCCGGCCAGCCTCGACCACCAGCTGATCGAGGCGGCGCAGACCCTGGGTCAGACCCTCGGCCTGGAGGACCACTACCTGCACAGCTACGCACCGCTGCCGCGCACCTTGGTGTTCGATGCCGAACTGATCGCCGATTACGAGTACTATGTCGAGCGCACCGGCGAACGCCACCGCGAGGCCTTCGAGCAACTGCTCGGCCAGCATGCGGTAGCCAAGCCGCGCAGCCACCTGCTGCAGGGCTTCGCCGAGGAGACCCTGCCGCGCTTCGTCGAGGAAAATGCCGTCGACCTGCTGGTGATGGGCGCCATCGCCCGCGGCCACCTCGACACCGCGCTGATCGGCCACACTGCCGAGCGCGTGCTCGAAGGGGTCGACTGCGACCTGCTGGTGCTCAAGCCGCAGGGCGCACCCGCCCACTGA